A segment of the Dissulfurirhabdus thermomarina genome:
ATCACCAGGTCGGGCAGAGAAATTTCCGAAAGACTTGTGACAAATTTGATCCTACGTTCATTTTTCAGCATGAACAATGCCAGTGCCGAAGGATACGGCTCGACAATCACCACCTCGGTTTGAGGGTCGTGGTGCACAATTTCTTGAGCCAGAGCGCTCAAACCACCCCCATAATCTACCACTAATTTCACGCCAAGGTTGTGAATGTATTTTGCGATGGATTGGCGGTGCCCCCGAGATGTGGGGTCGGACTGCGTAAAAAGACCGTTCATTAACCAGACAGGGTGGCTGTAAAATGCATCAATTGGTTGCCCAGATAAGGGTCGAGAATTATCCAGGCTAAAGCTTTCCCAAATACGGTCTATCTCCTGCCAGACCCACTCAACGGAAGGGATCACCGTGGGGAGCGTCGCCAGATATTTTTTCGTCTGAATATCCAACCCTTCTTCAGGTATCCGTATGCCCCATATCTTCATGCGAACTTGAACCACCTGGATTTTACTTCTACCTCTTGCTTAGTCCTGGAATATTTCCAGGAATAATTTCTTTTATTTTTCTGGCAATTCGCTTTTTTAGTCTTATGCTTCCACTAAATATGTTTCTTTCTGTAAATTCCTCTGCAAAATGTAGTTTATAAAATCCGCTTGGGTGGCTAAGCGGAAAGTCCATAGGCTGAACGGGGAGACAATGGAATGGCCCTTTGGACCTACAATTGGTAGCATCGTGCCCCACACCAATATTTGTCACAAGGTTTTTGGATGGAATTATGGTCATCATGTTATTTATCTGCATCGATAGGAACATTTTGTAATCCCAGTGATTCTTTCTTCCTTCATACATGTCGTTAAATAATCGTTTCCAGTATTTCTTTTCCATCTTGCTTCTGAAAACATGGTCAAATCCATAAGTGAGGAATTCTGGCCAACTGGACATATCAAGGTCTACCAGCTGCCACGTCCTTTTCCATGTGGCCCACCCCCATATATGGTTATATTTTGAAAAATAATAGCTATAAGGGTAACTTTTCATGCCTGAAGTTATAAAGTTGTTTCCGCTGATCATCCCGATTCTGAGATCGTTTCTATATCTCTCCAGGAGTTCTTTGCAAAACATAAAGAATGATACGTCTGGAACGCAGTCATCTTCCAGTATGATCGCTTCGTCTACGTTTTGGAAAACCCAAGATATTCCATCGCTTGTGCATTTATAGCTTCCTTTGTTAGTTTCTGAGTAGTTTTTGTGCAGTTCACAATCCCAGTCTATAGAGTCGTCTATTATTTTTCGCGCTTTTGAGCAATTAACTACGTCTTCGTTATTGTCTTTTCGGGGCCCATCAGCCGTAACATATAGATATTTTGGCCTTACCTGTCTGAGGGCGTCTAATACCAATTTAATGGTTTCGGGCCTATTAAATATGTGTAATGAGACTGGCACATCAAATTCTTTCATTTATTGTAACCTTCTTGAATATTCTTTTTCGTGTTGCTTGTTTGCAATATCATTCAGATTTTATCGTTTGTTTGGTGACATTTTGCGGCTACTTTGCTTGCGCCTAGCGCCAAAAGGATCTGCAAGGGATTTTGCTTTTGTCGCATCGGTATGAATACTTGCGGGCAATATCTGACACTTCTTCCATTAGGCCGTCGTTTAAAGTTATTGGTTCTAGTCCGAGCTCTAAAAAGCGAGAATTCTCTACGTGCAGATCGTTTTCTTCGGCCTCATTTCTGGGGTTGGTGACATACTCTATTGGTACTCCTGTACGTTCAGATATCATCTTTGCCAAATCTCGAATACGGTGTGTTTCCGTCATCTGATTGAACACCTGAACACGTTCGCCTTCTTTGGGTGGGTTTTCAATTGCAATCTGGATGCATCGAACTGTATCTTGGATATGAATGAAGGCTCGAGTTTGTCCACCGGTACCATGAACCGTAAGTGGATAAGAAATGGCAGCCTGCATCAAAAAACGATTGAGAACCGTACCATAATCACCATCATAATCAAATCTATTGATGAGTCTTTCGTCAAGTTTTGTCTCTAATGTTTGGGTCCCCCATACGATGCCTTGGTGCAAATCCGTAATACGGATCCCGTCATTTTTGTTATAATAAGCAAAAAGTAATTGGTCTTGAGTTTTTGTTAAGTGATAGATGCTTCCTGGGTCAGGTGGATAAAGGATGTCCCTTTCGATTGTGCGTCCATCAGACTGAACTTGTATTTTGAGGTAACCCTCTGGTATTTTCATTCCTGCTGATCCATATCCATAAACTCCCATGGTTCCCAAGTGCACAACATGTATGTCCATATTGCTTTCCACTATTGCTGCTAGTATATTGTTAGTCGCGTTTATGTTATTGTTTACTGTGTAACGTTTGTGATAACTGCTCTTCATTGAGTATGGCGCTGATCTCTGTTCAGCAAAGTGGATGATGGTATCTGGGTGCCAATGAATGATCAAGTTCAGTAGCCGGTGGTAATGCTTTGCTACGTTAAAATTATAGAACTCAATTGTTTTTCCTGAAATTTCTTTCCATGTCTTAAGGCGTTCGCCTATTGGTCGAATTGGTGTCAGTGATTCACACTCAAGCTCAATGTCAATTTTTCTTCTCACCAAGTTGTCTACAATCGCTATCTCATGCCCTAAATGTGATAAGTGGAGTGCGGTGGGCCAGCCGCAAAAGCCATCGCCGCCGAGTACCAATATGCGCATATCAAACCTCCTCAGGATAGTTTGGGACTACACTCTGTGTCTCGGGGAAAGTGGTTCGCCCCGAAGCGAGCGATGTGCATCACAAGAAGTTCCTCATCTGTCATCTGACTAGGCAGCCGGATTGGCTCATTTGTCTCTTTTAGCTTCAGGAGGGTAAGGGGTGGATCTTTTCTAACAAACATTGTTCAAGAGAAAGGGAACACCATATATCCGTATATCTGTTTTTGCGGGACACATTCTCTGGGACAACTCAGGGACACGGGTTCCATGTAAAAAAATTTTGCTTTTGTGTCTGGTATATATTTTTTGATATTCATTTTTGTGTTCTGAAAAGAGCTCTTGTTATTCTACTTATTGATGTAATCAAATTCATTGAAGATGCTTTCATCCTAAACATTTTGCGTGTTTCTTTAAAGAGTAAGTCTGATAAGAAGGCAGAGGCTCCTTGTGATAAAAACGTCGCAACGGCGGCGCCGATTGCTGAATAGGATGGTATCAAAAAGAAATTTAAGCCGACGTTGCACAGCGCCCCCAAAAGAGTTTTTTGCAAAGTCAGAATTTGTTTTCCCTCGACAAGAAACCACCTGCTGCTTGCAACCCCCAGGAAGACAAAGACTGAAGCCCAGATATGAATCGCCAACACCGGAGCGGCCCCGTGATAAAGCCTTCCGTAAAGCAAGCCGGTCAAAGGCTCTGCCAAAAACGTCATCGGAAGCGCCACGCCGACACTCATCAAAGCCATGAGGTCGTAGAGTTTTTGCAGCCGGGAATAGTACTCTTCCTCGCCGATTTTTTTGGCTTCGATGATCGATGGAAAAACCGAAGATGCAACAGCCATTGGGATGAAATACCATACTTCGCTGATCCGGACGGCGGCGCTATAGATTCCAACCGCTTCGTCGCCAACCATCTGCCCCAGCATGACCTGGTCGATTCTCATGTAGATCATGACGGCTATGCTGGAAAGGACCAATGGCCAGCAGTCCTTCAACAGCATTTTGGCCCGCGCTGCATCGGCACGCAGACTGCTCAGGGGCGGTCCTCGCCAACCCATGGCCACAATCAGGAAAAACGCGACCAGAAACATCTCGGCAAAGGCGACCCAGACAAAAGCCAAGAGCGGCGCGCGGGCGAGAATGAACGCCGCCTTGGCGGCAGCGGAGAGGAGACAGATGCCGTTTTGCACCCAGACGGTGTACTTGGATTGAACCTGGGATTCGAACCAATAGACGGCGATCTCGCTCGCCTTGAAGAGCAGAGAGGACCCCAAGATGGCAACGATGAGCCTCGCAAGAGGGTCGTCCGCCCGTAGCCAGGTGATGGCGGCGAGAAGCGCGAGATAGGCGACGAGGCCGCTGACCATCTGCAGAACGGCCGCGGTGCCCAGGGTGAGCGGGGCGGATTCGGGTTCGCGCACGATGTCCCGCACAACGATGCCCTGAAGCCCCAGGGTGGCCACGGCGGCGAAGAGTCCCACGAAGGCTTGCGCGAAACTGAGAAGGCCGAATTGCGCCGGGCCCAGGTAGCGCGCCAGCCAGACCCCCACCAGCAGCCCCAGCCCCAAGCGCAAGAACTTGTCGAGAAAGAGCCAGCCGATATTGTCGACGATCTTGAGCAGTGCGGGGCGATGCTCGATGCGGTGCCGAATCGGGCCGGGGACGAGATGCAAGGCTTTTCCCCCTCCAGGTCATCTTTTTTCCCACAAGAGCAGCAAGGGCCGGTTCCTGATATGTCGGCCGAAGTCAGCCCATTCTTTTCCCGAGAGGACAAGCGTCCTTATCTTCCTCCCGATGTATTTCTCCGTCTTGGCCACCAGGTCGGCGAGGTTGTTCTGGTCCACCCGGCCCACGAGGAGCAGGTCGATGATGCCCGTGTCCTTGCCCTCCGCGTAGTCGTCGAGGAGGTAGGCCGCCTCGAGGTCGCCGAGGCGCTCGATGATGGAGTCGAGGATCCGGTCCATGCCGAAGGCCTTGCGCACCATGGAGTGGAGCTCGGCGAAGAGGGGATGCTTCCGGTTGGCCCGGTAGAAGACCTGGCGGCCGTTGCGCTCACCCTCGAGGAAACCCGCCGCCTGGAGCTGCTTGAGCTCCTCGCTGAGCTGGCCCGGGGAGAGGCCGAACTCCCCGGCGAGTTCCCGGAGGTAGGCCCGCTGGTCGGGATTCAGGAAGAGGCGCATCAGGATCTTGACCCGGGCCTTGGATGTGATGAGGTGCTGGAGCATCTGATTATGTTCTAAAAACAAGAACGATCATAGGGCGATCCGGCGGTGCTGTCAAGACCGTTGTGGGCCCCATGGACCACGGTTCCGGGGCTTTCCGGTGTGAAGGGCCGGCCCGGCGGCGGAGTATCTGGGCCGGAGCCGCGCCGGAACCCTTGTAAGGCTTATCGGCGCCTCGGCGGAAAAGTTCAATTTTTTTGATCGCAAAAGGGTCCGGCCCAGGCGCCGGGACAGGCGGGCGGCCTCAGGGGAGGGGCAGGAGGGCGGGGCGGGGGCCGGCCGGGCGGCTCAGGACCCAGGTGGTGGTGGCCCGCTGGATGAGGCGGGGCCAGAGGTGCTCCGGGGCCGGGTCGAAGACGTCCGCGGCCCGGGCCGGGAGGAGGTACCAGTCTCCGCGCCGGATCTCCGCCAGGAGCTGGCCCGGTGCCCAGCTCGCGCATCCGGCGTAGATCCGGAAGGGGGCGGCCGGTACGGCGTCGAGGACGGCAAGGCGGGTCCCGAGGGCGACACCCGGGCAGACCGGGTCGGCCCCGCCGGGCGGCGCATGGACCCGGAGAAGGAGGAAGAGGGAATTTCGAGCCACCGGGCCGCCGAGGAAGACGGTGCGGGCCTTCGTTCTGGCCGGCGGCAGCTTGGGCAGGACGCGCGCCAGGGGGACCCGGGTGGGCCGATTGAGGACGAGGCCCATGGTGCCCCGGGGGCCGTGTTTCACCAGGAGCACCACCGTCTCGGAGAAGTTCGGGTCGGCGAGCTGCCGCGCGGCCACGAGGAGCTTTCCGGCCGAGGGCCGGGTGTCCCGGCCGGGGAGCGGCGGCCCCGGCAGCCACGGGACGGCGGCCGCCGGCCCCCGCGCCGGCACCAGGGCGGCGAGGAGGCCCAGGAGGAATGCCCGGCGGACGGCGGGGGGGAACATCATCCGGTTTCCGGCCCGTGGCTCCCGGGCGCGGCGTCGAGCACCGAGCGCACCGTGGCGGCGAGGTCTTTCCGGGCGATGGGTTTCGGGACGAAGGCCCCGCCGGCCGCCCGGATGTCGTGGAGCACCAGGTAGGTGTCGGCGTAGCCGGACATGAAGACCACCTTGAGACCGGGCCAGCGAAGCCGGGCCTCCTCCGCCAGGTCCCGCCCGTTCATGCCCGGCATGACCACGTC
Coding sequences within it:
- a CDS encoding class I SAM-dependent methyltransferase encodes the protein MKIWGIRIPEEGLDIQTKKYLATLPTVIPSVEWVWQEIDRIWESFSLDNSRPLSGQPIDAFYSHPVWLMNGLFTQSDPTSRGHRQSIAKYIHNLGVKLVVDYGGGLSALAQEIVHHDPQTEVVIVEPYPSALALFMLKNERRIKFVTSLSEISLPDLVIAQDVLEHLEDPVKKAFELCSLLRPGGTAIFANCFYPVIQCHLPKTFHLRFTFPHVMQAMGLAFVESISGAEHALVFRKDATLDLESARRAERVSEWIGPLLNIVRQELGRLAKWISPG
- a CDS encoding glycosyltransferase family 2 protein, which gives rise to MKEFDVPVSLHIFNRPETIKLVLDALRQVRPKYLYVTADGPRKDNNEDVVNCSKARKIIDDSIDWDCELHKNYSETNKGSYKCTSDGISWVFQNVDEAIILEDDCVPDVSFFMFCKELLERYRNDLRIGMISGNNFITSGMKSYPYSYYFSKYNHIWGWATWKRTWQLVDLDMSSWPEFLTYGFDHVFRSKMEKKYWKRLFNDMYEGRKNHWDYKMFLSMQINNMMTIIPSKNLVTNIGVGHDATNCRSKGPFHCLPVQPMDFPLSHPSGFYKLHFAEEFTERNIFSGSIRLKKRIARKIKEIIPGNIPGLSKR
- a CDS encoding NAD-dependent epimerase/dehydratase family protein, with amino-acid sequence MRILVLGGDGFCGWPTALHLSHLGHEIAIVDNLVRRKIDIELECESLTPIRPIGERLKTWKEISGKTIEFYNFNVAKHYHRLLNLIIHWHPDTIIHFAEQRSAPYSMKSSYHKRYTVNNNINATNNILAAIVESNMDIHVVHLGTMGVYGYGSAGMKIPEGYLKIQVQSDGRTIERDILYPPDPGSIYHLTKTQDQLLFAYYNKNDGIRITDLHQGIVWGTQTLETKLDERLINRFDYDGDYGTVLNRFLMQAAISYPLTVHGTGGQTRAFIHIQDTVRCIQIAIENPPKEGERVQVFNQMTETHRIRDLAKMISERTGVPIEYVTNPRNEAEENDLHVENSRFLELGLEPITLNDGLMEEVSDIARKYSYRCDKSKIPCRSFWR
- a CDS encoding flippase: MHLVPGPIRHRIEHRPALLKIVDNIGWLFLDKFLRLGLGLLVGVWLARYLGPAQFGLLSFAQAFVGLFAAVATLGLQGIVVRDIVREPESAPLTLGTAAVLQMVSGLVAYLALLAAITWLRADDPLARLIVAILGSSLLFKASEIAVYWFESQVQSKYTVWVQNGICLLSAAAKAAFILARAPLLAFVWVAFAEMFLVAFFLIVAMGWRGPPLSSLRADAARAKMLLKDCWPLVLSSIAVMIYMRIDQVMLGQMVGDEAVGIYSAAVRISEVWYFIPMAVASSVFPSIIEAKKIGEEEYYSRLQKLYDLMALMSVGVALPMTFLAEPLTGLLYGRLYHGAAPVLAIHIWASVFVFLGVASSRWFLVEGKQILTLQKTLLGALCNVGLNFFLIPSYSAIGAAVATFLSQGASAFLSDLLFKETRKMFRMKASSMNLITSISRITRALFRTQK
- a CDS encoding winged helix-turn-helix domain-containing protein, whose protein sequence is MLQHLITSKARVKILMRLFLNPDQRAYLRELAGEFGLSPGQLSEELKQLQAAGFLEGERNGRQVFYRANRKHPLFAELHSMVRKAFGMDRILDSIIERLGDLEAAYLLDDYAEGKDTGIIDLLLVGRVDQNNLADLVAKTEKYIGRKIRTLVLSGKEWADFGRHIRNRPLLLLWEKR
- a CDS encoding YqgE/AlgH family protein, producing the protein MMFPPAVRRAFLLGLLAALVPARGPAAAVPWLPGPPLPGRDTRPSAGKLLVAARQLADPNFSETVVLLVKHGPRGTMGLVLNRPTRVPLARVLPKLPPARTKARTVFLGGPVARNSLFLLLRVHAPPGGADPVCPGVALGTRLAVLDAVPAAPFRIYAGCASWAPGQLLAEIRRGDWYLLPARAADVFDPAPEHLWPRLIQRATTTWVLSRPAGPRPALLPLP